The segment AAAAATATCGGCGACGGTTAAAAAATTGAGCCGATGACGCCGACAGTACCAGACGCTCACCAGCACCGCGCCGATCAGGCCGCCGTAGAAAACCAGCCCCCCTTCCCAGACGCGGAAAAAAACGAGCGGATTCTCCCACCAGCGCGGCTCCGAGGCAAAGACATAGAGAAGCCGCGACCCGACAATAGCGGAAACCACGATATAGAAAAAAAGGTCCATCATTTTTTCGGGATCAACGCCTGTGCGTTTTCCTTCGTGCCGGACCCAGAGCATTCCGGCCAGAAAGGCAAGGGCAACCATGAGGCCGTAGGTGTGCAAGGCCCGGCCGCCGATTAAGGGAAGCCAGTTGGGGAATTGGAAGAGAATCGGGAACATAAGAATACCAAATGTCAAAGTTCAAATGTCAAAGGAATATCAAAAATACAATGTCAAAGGGTTTTGTCATTGGACATTTGTCATTCCTTTGAACTTTGGATTTTGACATTTGACATTTACCCAGTAACAGCTCCTTCCGACGCCGACGATACCAGCTTGGCATATTTCGCGAGGGTTCCGTTCCGCGCTTTAGGCGGCGCCTTCCATTTTTTGAGCCGGGCGGCGACAATTTTCTTCGGCAGATTCAGATTGATCACATGCCTGCCGGCATTGATGGTGATTTCATCACCGTCCTTGATAACCGCAATCACCCCCCCTTCTTGAGCCTCCGGCGTGATGTGGCCGACGACAAACCCGTGCGTCCCTCCGGAAAAGCGCCCGTCAGTAATCAGGGCAATATCTTTTCCAAGTCCGACGCCCATCACGACGGCGGTCACCTTGAGCATTTCGCTCATCCCGGGCCCCCCCTTTGGCCCTTCGTACCGGATGACAATGACCTCCCCTTTTTTGATCTTTCGGGCCTCCAGCGCCTTGACGGCATCCTCCTCGCAATCGAACACGCGCGCTTTTCCGGTAAACAAAAGACCCTCCTTGCCGGTCAACTTGGCCACCGCCCCTTCCGGGGCGATGTTGCCGTGGAGAATCTGAATATGCCCCGTTTTTTTAATCGGCCGGTCCGCCGGGAAAATTATTTTTTGCCCCTCTTTTAATCCGGGGAGCGATTCCAGATTTTCGGCAAGGGTCGCGCCGGTGCAGGTCATGCAATCGCCGTGCAGGAATCCCTCCTTCAGCAGAAGTTTCAGCACGGCCGGAACGCCGCCGATGTTGCAAAGATCTTCCATCACATATTTGCCCGATGGTTTCAGATCGGCCAGATAGGGGGTCTTGTCGCTGATCCTCTGAAAATCCTTGAGCATCAGCCTCACGCCAACCGATTTGGCCATGGCAATCAGGTGAAGAACGGCATTAGTCGATCCCCCCAACGCCATGACGACAGCGATGGCGTTTTCAAACGCCTTTTTTGTCATGATGTCGCGGGGCTTTATGTCCTTTTCCAAAAGATTCAGGATGGCGCCTCCCGCCCGGCGGCACTCCTCCAATTTTTTTGGCGAGGTTGCTGGATGCGAGGAGCTGTAGGGGAGGCTCATGCCGAGGGTTTCGATGGCGGAGGCCATGGTGTTGGCGGTGTACATCCCGCCGCAGGCGCCGGCTCCGGGACAGGCATGCTGGAGGATTCCGGTTAATTCTTTTTCATCGATCTTCCCGGCGACAAATTCGCCCAATCCTTCAAAGGCCGAAACGATATCGAGCACCTTATCGTGAAAATGGCCCGGGCTGATGGTCCCGCCGTAGACCATGATGCTGGGGCGATTGAGTCGTCCCATGGCAATGACCGACCCCGGCATGTTTTTGTCGCATCCCACAACCGAGATGTTGGCATCATACCAGTGGGCCGCCATCACCGTCTCGATGGAGTCGGCGATAATCTCGCGCGACTGGAGGGAATAATTCATTCCCTCGGTCCCCATGGAAATCCCGTCGGAAACGCCGATGGTGTGAAAGACAAGTCCGTTAAGTCCCGCATCAAAGCACCCCTCTTTGACGACCTTTGCCAGATCGTTCAAATGCATGTTGCAGGTGTTCCCCTCGTAGCCGGTGGAGGCAATGCCGACAAACGGCTTTTTCAGATCTTCCTCCGTGAGGCCGATACCGTAGAGCATCGCCTGCGAGGCGGGCTGGCTTCGATCCTCGGTGATCCGCGAACTGTATTTGTTTAACTTGGCCATCACTTTTGGGGCCCTTTCGGCCCGGGTGATGCTACTCGCATCGTTAGATTTCGGGCCTCAAACCCGCCTGCCAATCCGGCGGGCAGGTGGCCCCAAACCCCGCGCTCGCAACTGGCAAAGCCAGATTGCTCGCTTTTTTCTTCTTGGCTTTTCCCTTGTCCCTGACTACTTATCCCTCAATATGACAATGCCCAACCGACTGCAAGCCCACTGGGAAAAGGCCGGCGGGTTCATCAAAAAAGAATGGCCGCTCCTTTCAGACACGGCCATTCTCAAAATCAACGGCAATTTCGATCTTTTTCTGAAATATCTGAAGGAGGCCTACAACAATTTCCCTCTCGAAGAGGCCCGCGCCCGCGACAAAATCCAGCGTTTTTTGAATTCTCTGGAAAATGTGTAATTGCTTCCGGCTTGGGAACTCCGTTCCGCCGGCGTCAGCTCGCTTTAACTGTGACCCTTTGCAACTTGAGCTTAGATAAGTTTTACGGACAGCGATCGGTTACTTGATTGGTTCATCATCGCTTCCGCTGACTGCCGCGCGTCACAGAGTTCCCGAGCCGGAGAAAATCCTGTTATTTATTTCTTTCCCGCCAGCGCCAGTTCCTCGTCGATCAATTCCTGAAACCGCTCAAACGGCTGGGCCCCCGAGATCATGATGCCGTTGATAAAATAGGCCGGCGTCCCCGAAACCCCCACCGCCTCCCCCTCCCGCTGATCCTTTTCCACCTCCTCGGCGTATTTGTCCGATTCGAGGCAGTCGGAAAATTTCTTTTCGTTCAACCCCAGCTTTTTGGCGTAGTCCTTGAGCTTGTCCGGCTCATGGTCCCCCTGGTTTTCCCAGAGAAGGGCGTTGTACTCCCAGTATTTTTTCTGGTCGTCGGCGCACTCGGCCGCCTCGGCCGCCTTTTTGGCCTGTTTGTGGAACGAGAGCGGAAAATCGCGGAAAACATAATGCACCTTGTCCCCGTAGGTATCGACAATCTTGTTGACCGTCTCGCGCGCCCGCTTGCAAAAGGGGCACTGGAAATCGGAAAATTCAATCAGCGTCACGGGGGCCCCCGCCTTTCCCTTCGACGGGTCGTCATCCACCGATACCGCAAGGCGCGGCCGTTCCATCAGGATTTCGAGCTTGGCGTTCTTTCGAAGTTCCTCGGTGAATTTGTTGTAGGCCCCCTGTCTTTTGGTCGCTTTGATCTGTGTAATCAATTTATCCTTCACCTTTTCCAGCGGGGCATCCTTGAAACGCTTTTTGTAGATGCTGTAGAAGGCGGTGATTTCGGCCTCGGTGGGCTCTTCTACCTTTTTTTCCACCTCCGCCTTGATCAGCTCGTCGGCCGACATCCCCTTTTTCTTTGCCGCAACGGCGACCAATTTTTCCTCGATCATCGAATCGAGCCCCTCTTTTTTGATGTCGTACATCTCCGATTCAATTTTGCGGAGTTGGTTTTTCACCCGCTCGATCACCTCGGCGTCGGTGATCGGCTCGCCGTTGACGGTTGCCAGAACGCCGGACGGGGCGGATTGTGGCGCCGGAGCCGGCACCGGGGCGACCGCCTCCGTTGCAGGGACAGAGGGAGGAGGGGGGGTTGCTTTTTCACAACCCGCGGCAACCAAGGCCAGGAAAGAAACTAGGAAAAGGCGTTTCATGCAGGTCTCCTTTAAACGAGAAATTTAGCAAAACGGGCGCAACTTGTCATTAAGATTAAACGGCAGGGACTAAAGAAGGGTTTAATTCCGCAACGGTTTGCCGGTCATGAGCAATGCCTGCATTCTTGCCTGCGATTTTTCCTCGCCGCATAATTGGAGAAAGACTTCGCGCTCAATATCCAAAAGATACTGTTCCGAAACATACCCCTGGGTCGGTAGACCCCCGGCTGTGAGGACGTGAGCGAGCTTGCCGGCGATTAGCGCATCATGCTCGCTGATGACTCCCTGAGCGAGAAAACCTTTCACCCCCGAGAGAAGCGCCTGTTTGCCGCCTGAACCGGGCACGAGTATGTCTTCCCTCACAGGAACAGCCTGATAGCCCTTGGCGTATTCAAGGACATCCTGCTTGGCGTCATGGAGAAGGGAATCGCGGGAGAGGGAAATCCGGTCGGATTTTTTCATGTAGTTGTATCCGACCGCCTCCTTGCAACTCATCGAAACCTTTGCAAAGGCAACCGTTTCAAAAACTTTTTGTACTTTCGGAAACGGTCCGCCGTCTTCGATCCCGGCCCAACCTTTGGCCCCCTTGGCCTTGAGAGCCTCTTCGATATTCAACAGCAACATTTTGTTCCCGCCGCCTCCAGGAATCAAGCCGGCCCCCACCTCGACCAATCCCATATAAAGTTCGCCGTACATTCGCGCAGAATAACAGGCCATTGAAACCTCACAGCCACCACCGAGCGCAAGACCAAAGGGCGCCACAACAACCGGCTTTTTAAAATGCTTCATCCGCATGCAGACATCCTGAAAACCTTTCACCAGCCCTTCGATGGCACTCCAGTTTTTCTGCTGGGATTCAAGCCAGAGGAGCATCAGGTTCGCACCGGCCGAAAAATTCGGGCCATCGTTTGACAGGACAAGCCCCTGATAATTGTTCCCCGACTCGACAAGATCGATTGCATCGTTCAACATCTGTCCGATGTCGCCGTCGATCGCGTTCATCTTGGTGTGAAATTCCACGCACAAAACGCCGTCCCCAAGATCGATAATGGAAGCCCCCGCATTGGATTTGAGTTCCCGCTTCTGTTCCTTGAGGGTCTGAATGACCAGATGATTCGGGCGCGTGGGGATTGCCTTGTAGGTGGATGAAGCGGCATCGAAATAGAGTTTTTTGCCGTTGTCTTTTTTATAGAAAGTGCCGGAGCCTTTTTCGAGCACCCGAGACGCCAGTTTGGGAATCGCGCGCCCCTCTTTTTTCAGGCGTTCCGTAACCTCTTTGACCCCCAAAAGATCCCACGTTTCAAAGGGGCCGAGGTCCCAGTTGAAACCCCATTTCATGGCGTTGTCGACATTCACAATATCGTCGGCAATTTCGGGAATGCGATTGGCGGCATAAACCAGCGTGTCGCGGGTCAACTTCCAGGCAAATTGTCCCGCCGCATCCGGAGCATTCACCATCGTCCTGATCCGACAGCCGGGATCGTCGATCCCTTTCACCAATCCCAGCGAATCATAGCGGACTTTGATTTGCGGTTTGTATTCGAGTGATTTGAGATCAAGCGAGAGGATTTCTTTTTTTCCTTCAGCCGATTTTGTTTTCTTGTAAAACCCCTGGCCGGTCTTGTCCCCAAACCATTTGTTCTCGATGATCTTTTCGAGCAGAAGCGGAATTTTAAAAATCTCCCTCTCTTCGTCTGCCGGGCAGAGCTCATAGGTGTTTTTGGCCACATGGACAATCGTGTCGATGCCGGCCATGTCGGCGGTGCGGAAGGCGGCCGATTTGGGGCGCCCGGTGGCGGGACCGGCAATTTTGTCGACCTCCTCAACCGTCAATCCGTCGGCCATGGCTTCCTTCAATAGTTTAAGCCATCCATAAATACCGATCCGGTTGCCGATAAAATTCGGGGTGTCTTTGGCCGTCACCACCCCTTTGCCGAGAACATTTTCCAGAAAGTCCCCCATCCCCTCGACCACCTTCGGATCGTTATCGGGGCCGGAGACCACTTCAACCAGCTTCATGTAGCGGACCGGATTGAAAAAGTGGGTGATGATGAAATTCTTTTTGAAGGCGGACGAGCG is part of the Deltaproteobacteria bacterium genome and harbors:
- a CDS encoding prolipoprotein diacylglyceryl transferase; its protein translation is MFPILFQFPNWLPLIGGRALHTYGLMVALAFLAGMLWVRHEGKRTGVDPEKMMDLFFYIVVSAIVGSRLLYVFASEPRWWENPLVFFRVWEGGLVFYGGLIGAVLVSVWYCRRHRLNFLTVADIF
- a CDS encoding thioredoxin domain-containing protein; translation: MKRLFLVSFLALVAAGCEKATPPPPSVPATEAVAPVPAPAPQSAPSGVLATVNGEPITDAEVIERVKNQLRKIESEMYDIKKEGLDSMIEEKLVAVAAKKKGMSADELIKAEVEKKVEEPTEAEITAFYSIYKKRFKDAPLEKVKDKLITQIKATKRQGAYNKFTEELRKNAKLEILMERPRLAVSVDDDPSKGKAGAPVTLIEFSDFQCPFCKRARETVNKIVDTYGDKVHYVFRDFPLSFHKQAKKAAEAAECADDQKKYWEYNALLWENQGDHEPDKLKDYAKKLGLNEKKFSDCLESDKYAEEVEKDQREGEAVGVSGTPAYFINGIMISGAQPFERFQELIDEELALAGKK
- the ilvD gene encoding dihydroxy-acid dehydratase encodes the protein MAKLNKYSSRITEDRSQPASQAMLYGIGLTEEDLKKPFVGIASTGYEGNTCNMHLNDLAKVVKEGCFDAGLNGLVFHTIGVSDGISMGTEGMNYSLQSREIIADSIETVMAAHWYDANISVVGCDKNMPGSVIAMGRLNRPSIMVYGGTISPGHFHDKVLDIVSAFEGLGEFVAGKIDEKELTGILQHACPGAGACGGMYTANTMASAIETLGMSLPYSSSHPATSPKKLEECRRAGGAILNLLEKDIKPRDIMTKKAFENAIAVVMALGGSTNAVLHLIAMAKSVGVRLMLKDFQRISDKTPYLADLKPSGKYVMEDLCNIGGVPAVLKLLLKEGFLHGDCMTCTGATLAENLESLPGLKEGQKIIFPADRPIKKTGHIQILHGNIAPEGAVAKLTGKEGLLFTGKARVFDCEEDAVKALEARKIKKGEVIVIRYEGPKGGPGMSEMLKVTAVVMGVGLGKDIALITDGRFSGGTHGFVVGHITPEAQEGGVIAVIKDGDEITINAGRHVINLNLPKKIVAARLKKWKAPPKARNGTLAKYAKLVSSASEGAVTG
- a CDS encoding 3-hydroxyacyl-CoA dehydrogenase/enoyl-CoA hydratase family protein — translated: MIKKVAVIGSGIMGAGIAAHLANAGIPSVLLDIVPKFADEDAKAGLKETDKKFRSKLALRAITEFIEKSKPSLIFDKKDTRLITPGNMEDDLPKIKECDWIVEAVTERLDIKQKVFENVEKNMRAGAVVSSNTSGLPLKSMAEGRSSAFKKNFIITHFFNPVRYMKLVEVVSGPDNDPKVVEGMGDFLENVLGKGVVTAKDTPNFIGNRIGIYGWLKLLKEAMADGLTVEEVDKIAGPATGRPKSAAFRTADMAGIDTIVHVAKNTYELCPADEEREIFKIPLLLEKIIENKWFGDKTGQGFYKKTKSAEGKKEILSLDLKSLEYKPQIKVRYDSLGLVKGIDDPGCRIRTMVNAPDAAGQFAWKLTRDTLVYAANRIPEIADDIVNVDNAMKWGFNWDLGPFETWDLLGVKEVTERLKKEGRAIPKLASRVLEKGSGTFYKKDNGKKLYFDAASSTYKAIPTRPNHLVIQTLKEQKRELKSNAGASIIDLGDGVLCVEFHTKMNAIDGDIGQMLNDAIDLVESGNNYQGLVLSNDGPNFSAGANLMLLWLESQQKNWSAIEGLVKGFQDVCMRMKHFKKPVVVAPFGLALGGGCEVSMACYSARMYGELYMGLVEVGAGLIPGGGGNKMLLLNIEEALKAKGAKGWAGIEDGGPFPKVQKVFETVAFAKVSMSCKEAVGYNYMKKSDRISLSRDSLLHDAKQDVLEYAKGYQAVPVREDILVPGSGGKQALLSGVKGFLAQGVISEHDALIAGKLAHVLTAGGLPTQGYVSEQYLLDIEREVFLQLCGEEKSQARMQALLMTGKPLRN